A section of the Lepidochelys kempii isolate rLepKem1 chromosome 4, rLepKem1.hap2, whole genome shotgun sequence genome encodes:
- the PGCKA1 gene encoding uncharacterized protein C4orf19 homolog isoform X3 has protein sequence MISQLPLPICYIFDPEDVQSSRYPNEVNSYKPDGNKFKGDQNNETPVHKNELQNDELKRTENKNRFNNTKEAFWNHKGTALHEEGLGNCIEKFDNAHSGVNSCSGTHPFPNHNTNRIKETVRHGNSSQSASSSLANRTRDLCTNGLSLPNESGKDCDPETGNHKKPDSEEPEHSRDENSQSAGENSSLTESAILETQNDAIQLPDLDYLPRDSQTRNYNAPEKDSFSDNYTHSDQNAASIVINKGEDPGLSLPLCMKENYDSVEKALKTESVNICVKEDMPDGRTSEGLITEAQEEKHINHKEINAKIEEEEEEEDAEVAEALAALEAATAGEDYEEDEEY, from the coding sequence CTATATCTTTGATCCAGAAGATGTACAATCCTCGAGATACCCCAATGAAGTAAACAGTTACAAACCAGACGGCAATAAATTCAAAGGCGATCAGAACAATGAAACTCCAGTGCATAAAAATGAACTGCAAAATGATGAGTtaaagagaacagaaaataaaaacaggttCAATAACACAAAAGAGGCCTTCTGGAACCACAAAGGAACTGCTCTTCACGAGGAAGGGCTAGGAAACTGCATTGAAAAGTTTGACAATGCTCACAGTGGTGTCAATTCCTGTAGTGGTACGCATCCCTTTCCTAATCACAACACAAACCGAATCAAAGAAACCGTCAGACATGGAAATTCCAGCCAGTCAGCAAGTTCTTCTTTAGCCAACAGGACAAGAGACCTCTGCACCAATGGACTCTCTTTACCAAATGAATCTGGCAAAGACTGTGACCCAGAAACAGGCAATCACAAGAAGCCAGACTCAGAAGAGCCAGAACATTCTCGAGATGAGAACTCGCAGTCTGCAGGAGAAAACAGCTCTCTCACAGAAAGTGCAATACTGGAGACCCAAAACGATGCCATCCAATTACCAGACCTGGATTACCTCCCACGTGATAGCCAAACCAGAAACTATAATGCTCCTGAAAAGGACAGTTTTTCAGACAATTACACACATTCAGACCAAAATGCAGCGTCTATAGTGATAAATAAGGGTGAGGACCCTGGCCTAAGCCTGCCTTTGTGCATGAAGGAAAATTATGATTCAGTGGAGAAAGCTCTTAAAACTGAGTCTGTAAATATATGCGTCAAAGAGGACATGCCTGATGGTCGTACATCTGAGGGCCTCATAACAGAAGCACAAGAGGAAAAGCACATTAACCATAAAGAAATTAATGCAAAaattgaagaggaggaggaggaggaggacgcaGAGGTGGCAGAAGCTCTTGCAGCGCTGGAAGCTGCAACCGCGGGGGAAGATTACGAAGAGGATGAGGAGTATTAG
- the PGCKA1 gene encoding uncharacterized protein C4orf19 homolog isoform X2, which produces MGCRCCKMIKSYIFDPEDVQSSRYPNEVNSYKPDGNKFKGDQNNETPVHKNELQNDELKRTENKNRFNNTKEAFWNHKGTALHEEGLGNCIEKFDNAHSGVNSCSGTHPFPNHNTNRIKETVRHGNSSQSASSSLANRTRDLCTNGLSLPNESGKDCDPETGNHKKPDSEEPEHSRDENSQSAGENSSLTESAILETQNDAIQLPDLDYLPRDSQTRNYNAPEKDSFSDNYTHSDQNAASIVINKGEDPGLSLPLCMKENYDSVEKALKTESVNICVKEDMPDGRTSEGLITEAQEEKHINHKEINAKIEEEEEEEDAEVAEALAALEAATAGEDYEEDEEY; this is translated from the coding sequence CTATATCTTTGATCCAGAAGATGTACAATCCTCGAGATACCCCAATGAAGTAAACAGTTACAAACCAGACGGCAATAAATTCAAAGGCGATCAGAACAATGAAACTCCAGTGCATAAAAATGAACTGCAAAATGATGAGTtaaagagaacagaaaataaaaacaggttCAATAACACAAAAGAGGCCTTCTGGAACCACAAAGGAACTGCTCTTCACGAGGAAGGGCTAGGAAACTGCATTGAAAAGTTTGACAATGCTCACAGTGGTGTCAATTCCTGTAGTGGTACGCATCCCTTTCCTAATCACAACACAAACCGAATCAAAGAAACCGTCAGACATGGAAATTCCAGCCAGTCAGCAAGTTCTTCTTTAGCCAACAGGACAAGAGACCTCTGCACCAATGGACTCTCTTTACCAAATGAATCTGGCAAAGACTGTGACCCAGAAACAGGCAATCACAAGAAGCCAGACTCAGAAGAGCCAGAACATTCTCGAGATGAGAACTCGCAGTCTGCAGGAGAAAACAGCTCTCTCACAGAAAGTGCAATACTGGAGACCCAAAACGATGCCATCCAATTACCAGACCTGGATTACCTCCCACGTGATAGCCAAACCAGAAACTATAATGCTCCTGAAAAGGACAGTTTTTCAGACAATTACACACATTCAGACCAAAATGCAGCGTCTATAGTGATAAATAAGGGTGAGGACCCTGGCCTAAGCCTGCCTTTGTGCATGAAGGAAAATTATGATTCAGTGGAGAAAGCTCTTAAAACTGAGTCTGTAAATATATGCGTCAAAGAGGACATGCCTGATGGTCGTACATCTGAGGGCCTCATAACAGAAGCACAAGAGGAAAAGCACATTAACCATAAAGAAATTAATGCAAAaattgaagaggaggaggaggaggaggacgcaGAGGTGGCAGAAGCTCTTGCAGCGCTGGAAGCTGCAACCGCGGGGGAAGATTACGAAGAGGATGAGGAGTATTAG